One Nostoc sp. UHCC 0302 DNA window includes the following coding sequences:
- a CDS encoding GNAT family N-acetyltransferase, producing MEIVTKRFILRDFIKEDEPAFFTYHADPRYAEFCAPEEVALSHTRELLYLFGQWATEHPRRNYQLAIIDPRNSQELIGCCGLRRESHISDKAELGIELAPQFWGRYAYAIEVGKALVDFGFRDLGLKEIRGISISANLRVVRLAQRYGFIRISTLPSPDWMCARGWNQTEWQLTRESWENFSAS from the coding sequence ATGGAGATTGTCACCAAAAGATTTATTCTACGTGACTTTATTAAGGAAGACGAGCCTGCGTTTTTCACATATCATGCTGATCCACGGTATGCCGAATTTTGTGCGCCCGAAGAAGTAGCACTCAGCCATACACGCGAGCTTCTCTACCTTTTTGGTCAGTGGGCAACGGAACACCCTCGTCGCAATTATCAACTTGCCATAATTGATCCTCGTAACTCGCAGGAGTTAATTGGCTGTTGTGGACTGCGCCGTGAGAGTCACATTTCAGATAAGGCGGAATTGGGAATCGAATTAGCACCACAGTTCTGGGGTCGTTACGCATATGCAATTGAGGTTGGGAAGGCTTTGGTTGATTTTGGGTTCCGTGATTTGGGGTTAAAAGAGATTCGAGGTATTTCCATCAGTGCAAATCTGCGTGTCGTACGTTTAGCGCAGCGATATGGCTTTATCCGAATTAGCACGCTTCCTAGCCCAGATTGGATGTGTGCGCGAGGATGGAACCAAACGGAATGGCAACTTACGCGAGAATCCTGGGAGAATTTCTCAGCTTCCTAA
- a CDS encoding SMC family ATPase has product MIPVQLILKNFLSYRDATLDFSGLHTACICGSNGAGKSSLLEAITWAIWGESRAAAEDDVIHAGAKEVRVDFTFQNNQQKYRVIRTRIRGGASVLEFQIETPSGFRALTGKGVRATQDLILEHIKLDYDTFINSAYLRQGRADEFMLKRPTERKEILAELLKLNQYDDLEERAKESSRQFKARTEELERSLESIKTQLQQRETTERQRAELDIELNQLQQMQAFDNIKLQSLQVVQHQRQSWEQQLSFIKQQYQNLSQDCDRLQQEQSAIKSQLSDLEKLLNQQAEIKAGYAQYQSLQSQEEAMSAKFEAYTSAGQTRQQKQQQLTKQINEIERQLQQAQAQLDALVQQEREIQQTLTKSGEVEAALAQLSAARHHLARLDQLQMQVAPLLQQRGTLQNQLDRTHAGLVARLEQLQNTENQLQRSSQRQPQLQQAVMDVAIQIEELDKKRVYLQRVQEKGQERRHFIERLQAHQRDYEKLLGELEQKLQMLQNPDALCPLCERPLDEHHWSRVLEKTQTELQDTQGQFWVVREQMAVSDREIQVLRQEYREISQQLASYDGLREQRGQLAAQLQATTDVQQQLQQIAAEKQHLERSLQAGDYAPDKQAELQQLDKYLQQLNYSEQDHALARSEVERWRWAEIKQGQIKDATKRQAHLAARKPELQANIAQLQARIPQEQTDSDCARQIAALERHITEIGYSSEQHNNLRLAVKQAQPWHLRYQQLLSAEQQYPQLQTRLQELEFSRSARLTEQQKLSSQIESLVEQLEATANPSAQIQALEQQLATRRRQLDEQIAKLGRLEQLVSQLETLQIQYEQQQLQLQSTKQQHRVYQELAQAFGKNGIQALMIENVLPQLEAETNQLLSRLSANQLHVQFITQKAGRNGRSTKKNAKLIDTLDILIADASGTRAYETYSGGEAFRINFSIRLALAKLLARRVGAALQLLIVDEGFGTQDAEGCDRLIAAINAIASEFACILTVTHMPHLKEAFQARIEVNKTQQGSQLHLLI; this is encoded by the coding sequence ATGATCCCAGTACAACTTATCCTCAAAAACTTTCTCAGTTACCGTGATGCAACTTTAGATTTTAGCGGTTTGCATACGGCTTGTATTTGTGGTTCCAATGGTGCGGGTAAATCTTCTCTTTTAGAGGCAATCACTTGGGCAATTTGGGGTGAAAGCCGCGCCGCTGCGGAAGATGATGTCATCCATGCTGGGGCAAAAGAAGTTCGGGTTGATTTTACTTTCCAAAATAACCAGCAAAAATATCGGGTAATTCGCACCCGAATTCGAGGTGGGGCTAGCGTCCTCGAATTTCAAATAGAAACTCCCTCTGGGTTTCGCGCCCTTACTGGCAAAGGTGTAAGGGCGACACAGGATTTGATTTTAGAGCATATCAAGCTCGACTACGATACTTTCATTAATTCTGCTTATCTTCGTCAAGGCCGTGCAGATGAATTCATGCTCAAACGCCCAACAGAGCGCAAAGAAATCTTGGCGGAGTTGTTGAAACTCAATCAATATGATGATTTAGAAGAACGGGCAAAAGAATCTTCTCGTCAGTTCAAAGCCAGAACAGAGGAATTAGAGCGTTCTTTGGAGTCGATTAAAACTCAGCTGCAACAGCGTGAAACAACCGAGAGACAAAGAGCCGAGTTAGATATTGAACTCAACCAATTGCAACAGATGCAAGCTTTTGACAATATCAAATTACAAAGTTTGCAAGTTGTTCAGCACCAGCGGCAAAGCTGGGAACAACAACTCAGCTTTATCAAGCAGCAATACCAAAATCTTAGCCAAGATTGCGATCGCCTCCAACAAGAGCAGTCAGCAATCAAAAGTCAGTTATCAGATTTAGAGAAATTATTAAATCAGCAAGCTGAGATTAAAGCTGGATATGCTCAATATCAAAGTCTGCAATCTCAAGAAGAAGCTATGAGCGCTAAATTTGAAGCATACACCAGCGCTGGGCAGACTCGCCAACAAAAGCAACAACAGCTTACCAAACAAATTAACGAAATTGAACGACAACTACAACAAGCCCAAGCGCAACTAGACGCTTTAGTGCAACAAGAGCGAGAGATTCAGCAAACTCTTACCAAATCAGGTGAAGTAGAGGCTGCTTTAGCACAACTTTCTGCAGCGCGTCACCATCTTGCTCGCCTAGATCAATTGCAAATGCAAGTGGCTCCCTTGTTGCAACAACGCGGAACTTTACAAAACCAACTAGATCGTACTCATGCTGGTTTGGTAGCACGACTCGAACAACTGCAAAATACAGAGAACCAACTACAACGTTCCTCACAACGCCAACCCCAACTCCAACAAGCAGTGATGGATGTAGCAATCCAGATTGAGGAACTAGACAAAAAGCGGGTGTATCTGCAACGAGTGCAGGAAAAAGGACAGGAGCGGCGTCATTTTATCGAACGTCTGCAAGCTCATCAACGCGACTATGAAAAACTATTGGGAGAACTAGAGCAAAAACTGCAAATGCTCCAGAATCCTGATGCTCTTTGTCCTTTGTGCGAGCGTCCTTTAGATGAACATCATTGGAGTCGCGTGCTGGAAAAAACCCAAACTGAGTTACAAGATACTCAAGGACAGTTTTGGGTAGTCCGGGAACAAATGGCTGTGTCTGATAGAGAAATTCAGGTACTAAGGCAGGAATACCGCGAAATCTCCCAACAATTGGCAAGCTACGATGGTTTACGCGAACAAAGAGGACAGTTAGCAGCACAGTTGCAAGCTACAACAGATGTTCAACAACAGCTACAACAAATTGCTGCTGAAAAACAGCATTTAGAGCGATCGCTCCAAGCTGGTGATTATGCCCCAGACAAACAAGCGGAACTTCAGCAGTTAGACAAATATCTGCAACAACTTAATTATAGTGAACAAGACCATGCCCTCGCTCGCAGCGAAGTGGAGCGTTGGCGATGGGCAGAAATTAAGCAAGGGCAGATTAAAGATGCTACGAAGCGACAAGCGCACCTAGCAGCCCGAAAACCAGAACTACAAGCTAACATTGCCCAATTACAAGCCAGAATCCCCCAAGAACAAACTGATTCTGACTGTGCTAGACAAATTGCCGCCCTTGAGCGTCATATTACCGAAATTGGCTACAGTTCTGAACAGCACAACAACCTGCGTCTCGCCGTCAAGCAAGCTCAACCTTGGCATTTGCGCTATCAACAACTGTTATCAGCTGAACAGCAGTATCCGCAACTCCAGACGAGATTGCAAGAGTTAGAGTTCTCTAGAAGCGCTAGATTGACTGAGCAGCAAAAACTCAGTAGCCAAATAGAAAGTCTAGTCGAACAGCTAGAAGCCACAGCCAACCCATCTGCCCAAATTCAAGCTTTAGAGCAACAGCTAGCAACGCGTAGACGCCAACTCGATGAGCAAATAGCAAAGTTAGGGCGTTTGGAACAGTTGGTGAGTCAACTGGAAACACTGCAAATTCAGTACGAACAACAGCAACTGCAACTGCAATCTACTAAGCAGCAACATCGAGTTTATCAAGAATTAGCCCAAGCATTTGGTAAAAATGGCATCCAGGCATTGATGATTGAGAATGTATTGCCGCAGCTGGAAGCCGAAACTAATCAACTACTTTCACGGCTGAGCGCTAATCAGTTGCACGTACAATTTATTACTCAAAAAGCTGGGCGAAATGGCAGATCCACGAAGAAAAATGCCAAGTTGATCGATACCTTGGATATTTTAATCGCTGATGCTAGCGGAACGCGAGCTTATGAAACTTATTCTGGTGGTGAAGCTTTTAGAATTAACTTTTCTATCCGTTTAGCCCTGGCGAAATTACTAGCGCGGCGGGTGGGGGCGGCATTACAATTGCTGATTGTGGATGAAGGGTTTGGTACGCAGGATGCAGAAGGATGCGATCGCTTAATTGCGGCGATTAATGCGATCGCCTCAGAGTTTGCCTGCATACTCACTGTCACTCATATGCCCCACCTCAAAGAAGCTTTCCAAGCCCGTATTGAAGTCAATAAAACTCAGCAAGGTTCGCAGTTACATTTGTTAATTTAA
- a CDS encoding EAL domain-containing protein, whose product MLSERESKHHSLMPNKEKVVFFQTNPSGVWTFLNPAWTEITGFTLAESIGKSFLSYVHPDDRQRNLNLFHILSQGQTEDYLFETRYLTKDGGCCSLEVYFRITLDREGQFIGTSGTLKKISDCAARFISDDSPKRETLRDRTVKENKPSKYVKKIAFSSSDYATRSAGSNRYLEVLVEVEHSLLNLDGSIEKYIEILQSLGQACRASRAYICKNCDYDYGGLKFTLKAEWCAKGIQLPIDNHPWQSLSHSECFSNWAKRLARGNIVSSIVAELSASERNILERQGILAILILPIIAKGQFWGFIGFDNCVESQPWGAKEVAFLQAAAGALSLKYERLLVEDELQTEIVETQNFASQLENSVQERTAQLQREIAGRKLIQAELEKLLSLQQATLKSAANGILVMDSKGNITDFNQKFVEMWGIPESLMKLGNYRQALLVAVRQLENPKKYLAAIKEICFNPDAQISNVIAQGESGLRTGFLPQATGIAGPKAIALKDGRIFEYYSQSQRLGGKIWIFSDVTDHKFAAAKLCYQVSHDLLTNLLNRDFFHEYLCESLAKAHQNGSKLAVCFLDLDRFKTINNTLGHTVGDKLLQSVAQRLKKCLRPGDTIARWGGDEFIILLPEIHNLNDVVQIQEQILETLKAVFDIENYQLHISASIGTALYPIHGEDAETLIKHADATLYRVKSQGRNNYQFYNSTINSQASELLKLENSLHYALERQEFKIYYQPQVNINTGEIPKMEALLRWQHPELGLIPPEKFIPIAEETGLIIPIGEWVLRTACAQNKAWQEAFGLPSLSVAVNISPRQFQQTNFVNMVKQILSETKLQNQCLELEITESIAMQNTAFSKKILRELYNMGVSISIDDFGTGYCSLSYLKNFPIHTLKIDRSFVRDLTTDTSNAAITTAIVALAHGLNLTVVAEGVETEEQRNLLRVIECELMQGHLFSCAVSAEDATILLLKKCKFRRVITSFLVA is encoded by the coding sequence ATGCTGTCAGAAAGAGAAAGTAAACATCACTCGCTGATGCCAAATAAAGAAAAAGTAGTATTCTTTCAGACAAATCCTTCTGGGGTATGGACTTTTCTTAATCCAGCATGGACAGAGATTACGGGATTTACGCTTGCAGAAAGCATTGGTAAAAGTTTTTTGAGTTATGTTCATCCTGACGATCGCCAACGCAACTTAAATTTATTTCACATCCTCAGCCAAGGCCAAACAGAAGATTATTTATTTGAAACTCGTTATTTAACTAAAGACGGTGGCTGTTGCTCTTTAGAAGTTTATTTCCGAATTACCTTGGATAGGGAAGGACAATTTATTGGCACTTCTGGAACACTAAAAAAGATTAGCGATTGCGCTGCACGCTTTATCAGCGACGATTCTCCCAAGAGGGAGACGCTACGCGATCGCACAGTAAAAGAAAACAAACCTAGCAAGTATGTAAAAAAAATAGCTTTTAGTTCCAGCGATTACGCTACGCGCAGTGCCGGAAGCAATCGCTACCTAGAAGTGCTTGTGGAAGTAGAACACTCTTTACTGAATCTTGATGGTAGTATAGAAAAATACATAGAAATTTTGCAAAGCTTGGGGCAGGCGTGCCGAGCTAGTCGTGCATATATCTGTAAAAATTGTGACTACGATTATGGTGGCTTAAAGTTCACTTTAAAAGCAGAATGGTGTGCTAAAGGCATTCAGCTACCAATTGACAACCATCCGTGGCAAAGCCTCTCCCATAGTGAATGTTTCTCCAACTGGGCAAAGAGATTAGCACGTGGCAACATTGTTTCCAGCATAGTGGCTGAATTAAGCGCATCAGAGCGGAACATTTTAGAACGTCAGGGCATTCTGGCAATTTTAATTTTACCAATAATTGCTAAAGGGCAGTTTTGGGGCTTTATCGGCTTCGATAACTGTGTGGAATCACAGCCTTGGGGAGCAAAAGAAGTAGCATTTTTACAAGCAGCAGCAGGTGCGCTATCCCTGAAATATGAACGCTTATTAGTAGAAGATGAACTACAAACAGAAATTGTAGAAACCCAAAATTTCGCCTCTCAACTAGAAAATAGCGTCCAAGAACGCACCGCCCAATTGCAGAGAGAGATTGCCGGACGCAAGCTTATACAAGCAGAATTAGAAAAACTGCTTTCTTTACAACAAGCAACGCTAAAATCTGCTGCCAATGGGATTTTAGTGATGGATAGTAAAGGTAATATTACAGACTTTAATCAAAAGTTTGTCGAGATGTGGGGTATTCCTGAATCACTGATGAAGTTAGGCAATTATAGACAAGCACTCTTGGTGGCGGTAAGACAGCTAGAAAACCCAAAAAAGTATCTTGCCGCAATTAAAGAAATATGCTTTAACCCAGATGCACAAATCTCTAATGTGATTGCTCAAGGGGAGTCAGGGCTGCGGACGGGTTTTCTGCCGCAGGCGACTGGTATCGCAGGGCCAAAGGCGATCGCCTTAAAAGATGGCAGAATATTTGAGTATTATTCTCAATCCCAGCGTCTTGGCGGTAAAATTTGGATTTTTAGCGATGTCACAGATCACAAATTTGCAGCAGCTAAACTCTGTTATCAAGTTTCCCATGACCTGTTGACGAATCTACTTAACCGAGATTTCTTTCATGAATATCTTTGTGAATCGTTAGCAAAAGCGCATCAAAATGGTAGCAAACTAGCAGTATGTTTTTTAGATTTAGACCGTTTCAAAACCATAAATAATACACTAGGTCATACCGTCGGAGATAAATTGTTGCAAAGCGTTGCTCAACGTCTGAAAAAATGCTTGCGACCAGGTGATACTATCGCTCGTTGGGGAGGCGATGAATTCATTATACTGTTACCTGAAATTCATAATCTCAATGATGTAGTTCAGATACAAGAGCAAATATTAGAAACTTTAAAAGCAGTATTTGATATAGAAAATTATCAGTTGCATATCAGTGCTAGTATTGGAACTGCTCTCTATCCCATACATGGAGAAGATGCCGAAACCCTGATTAAACACGCTGATGCCACATTGTATCGTGTTAAATCACAGGGACGGAATAACTATCAGTTTTATAATTCGACTATAAATTCGCAAGCTTCAGAATTGTTAAAATTAGAAAATAGCTTGCACTATGCTTTAGAGCGGCAAGAATTTAAAATTTATTACCAACCACAGGTGAATATCAACACAGGTGAAATTCCCAAAATGGAAGCTTTACTGCGTTGGCAACATCCTGAACTAGGTTTAATTCCTCCGGAAAAATTTATTCCCATTGCTGAAGAAACCGGACTAATTATACCTATTGGGGAATGGGTTTTAAGAACAGCCTGCGCTCAAAATAAAGCTTGGCAGGAAGCTTTCGGCTTACCATCACTATCAGTAGCTGTTAACATCTCCCCTAGACAATTTCAGCAAACAAACTTCGTCAATATGGTGAAGCAGATTTTGTCTGAAACAAAATTACAAAATCAGTGTTTGGAGTTAGAAATAACTGAAAGCATTGCCATGCAAAATACGGCTTTCAGCAAAAAAATTTTAAGGGAATTATACAATATGGGTGTCTCCATCTCCATAGATGATTTTGGCACTGGATATTGTTCTTTAAGTTATCTAAAAAATTTTCCCATCCATACCTTAAAAATTGACAGGTCTTTTGTACGTGATTTGACTACTGATACTAGTAATGCTGCCATAACAACTGCAATAGTAGCTTTGGCACATGGACTTAATCTGACAGTTGTTGCTGAAGGAGTGGAAACTGAAGAACAACGCAATTTATTGCGGGTTATTGAATGTGAACTAATGCAAGGGCATCTTTTCAGTTGTGCTGTCTCAGCGGAAGATGCGACGATATTACTATTAAAAAAGTGCAAGTTTCGTCGAGTTATCACATCTTTTTTAGTCGCATAA
- a CDS encoding SH3 domain-containing protein, translating into MFSGLLKFTLGVFLAIAVLIGSGVATALYFINRTGIPPAKPIFANDSPSVKAQAPVSEDKGDKSTPTPGAETKSSPSPSPTKSSKTGSSPKPLPAGTYRGRVSWSEGLSLRAEPNQESERIGGVGFNQKIIILEESPDKAWQKIRLEDSEQEGWVKAGNTEKVNEQPEKPEETEQPQKQQ; encoded by the coding sequence ATGTTTTCTGGCTTACTAAAGTTTACCCTTGGGGTTTTCCTGGCGATCGCTGTCTTAATAGGTAGTGGTGTTGCCACAGCACTCTATTTCATTAATCGAACTGGTATACCACCTGCAAAACCCATTTTTGCTAATGACAGCCCCTCGGTGAAAGCTCAAGCTCCTGTGAGCGAGGATAAAGGAGATAAATCTACCCCTACACCTGGGGCTGAAACTAAATCTTCTCCTAGCCCCAGCCCTACTAAATCATCTAAGACTGGCTCATCTCCCAAGCCATTGCCAGCAGGAACTTACCGCGGACGTGTTAGTTGGTCTGAAGGCTTGAGTTTGCGAGCTGAACCTAATCAGGAATCTGAACGTATCGGTGGAGTTGGTTTTAATCAAAAGATTATTATCTTGGAAGAAAGCCCAGATAAAGCTTGGCAAAAGATTCGCTTAGAAGATAGTGAACAAGAAGGTTGGGTGAAAGCAGGTAATACTGAAAAAGTTAACGAACAACCTGAAAAACCAGAGGAAACAGAACAACCACAGAAACAACAATAA